A single region of the Sphingobium sp. EP60837 genome encodes:
- a CDS encoding leucyl aminopeptidase family protein has protein sequence MTNYADLLKADNNQPAHMIQIIDAEGFESWLAGQPERVRAIAAAQKFSGKGYEHAIIPGEGAADWSVVAGVANSKKLSSWCLAKVAEVLPEGQYRLTDANPGAAMLGWLTAQYRFDRYRRDENPVGPRVLLTGEIAQIEPAVRLAEAVALVRDLVNVPAGDMGPAELEAEAAKLAKEFGAKLTVTKGDPLEQGFPMIHAVGRAADKAFAPRLIELHWGDPSHPRLAVIGKGICFDSGGLDIKPSSAMRLMKKDMGGAAHALALGRLIMGARLPVSLHLLIPAAENAVGGNAFRPGDILRSRKGLSVEIGNTDAEGRLVLADALTRAGEEQPELVIDYATLTGAARVAVGPDLPALFTNDDELAREMDAAGSEVDDPSWRLPLWDGYAEMLKSDVADINNAGEGGFAGAITAALFLKRFAPEQAKWIHLDTFAWRPSPRPGRPKGGEALGLRAVFHLLHQRYSKTV, from the coding sequence ATGACCAATTATGCCGACCTGCTGAAAGCAGACAACAATCAGCCCGCCCATATGATCCAGATCATCGATGCAGAGGGCTTCGAAAGCTGGCTCGCCGGACAGCCTGAGCGCGTGCGCGCCATCGCCGCCGCGCAGAAATTCAGCGGCAAGGGATATGAGCATGCGATCATTCCGGGCGAGGGGGCGGCAGATTGGTCGGTTGTCGCGGGCGTGGCCAACAGCAAGAAGCTGAGCAGCTGGTGCCTTGCCAAGGTGGCGGAGGTTCTGCCCGAAGGCCAGTATCGTCTGACGGACGCAAATCCGGGCGCGGCGATGCTGGGGTGGCTGACCGCGCAATATCGTTTCGATCGCTATCGCCGCGATGAAAATCCGGTGGGCCCGCGCGTGCTGCTGACCGGAGAGATTGCGCAGATCGAACCTGCCGTTCGGCTGGCCGAGGCCGTGGCGCTGGTCCGCGATCTGGTCAATGTTCCCGCAGGTGACATGGGTCCAGCGGAGCTGGAAGCGGAGGCGGCGAAGCTGGCGAAGGAGTTCGGCGCGAAGCTGACCGTGACGAAGGGCGATCCGCTGGAGCAGGGTTTTCCGATGATCCATGCGGTCGGGCGGGCAGCGGACAAGGCGTTTGCGCCGCGTCTGATCGAACTGCATTGGGGCGACCCCAGCCATCCGCGCCTGGCGGTGATCGGCAAGGGCATCTGTTTCGACAGCGGCGGGCTGGACATCAAACCGTCCTCCGCCATGCGCCTGATGAAGAAGGACATGGGCGGCGCGGCCCATGCGCTGGCGCTGGGGCGATTGATCATGGGCGCGCGCCTGCCGGTGAGCCTGCACCTGCTGATCCCGGCGGCGGAGAATGCCGTGGGCGGCAACGCCTTCCGGCCGGGCGACATATTGCGCAGCCGCAAGGGGCTGTCGGTGGAGATCGGCAATACCGATGCGGAAGGGCGGCTGGTGCTGGCCGACGCGCTGACGCGGGCGGGAGAGGAGCAGCCCGAACTGGTCATCGACTATGCGACGCTGACCGGCGCGGCGCGGGTCGCGGTGGGGCCGGACCTCCCTGCCCTCTTCACCAATGACGATGAGCTTGCGCGGGAGATGGATGCAGCGGGCAGCGAGGTCGATGACCCCTCCTGGCGCCTGCCGCTCTGGGACGGCTATGCCGAGATGCTGAAGTCGGACGTCGCCGACATCAACAACGCGGGCGAAGGCGGCTTTGCAGGGGCGATCACCGCCGCGCTGTTCCTGAAGCGCTTCGCGCCGGAACAGGCGAAGTGGATCCACCTCGATACGTTCGCCTGGCGGCCATCGCCGCGGCCCGGCCGGCCGAAGGGCGGCGAAGCGTTGGGACTCCGGGCGGTTTTCCACCTCTTGCACCAACGTTATAGTAAAACAGTATAG